In one window of Vulpes vulpes isolate BD-2025 chromosome 1, VulVul3, whole genome shotgun sequence DNA:
- the SPACA4 gene encoding sperm acrosome membrane-associated protein 4, whose protein sequence is MVLGWLLLLAMALPPGTTGAKDCVFCELTDSKQCPGIHMQCGDDEDCFTGHGVAPGLGPIINKGCLLSTSCGHEEPVTYMGVTYTLTTTCCYGHMCNRAPSPARWEGRAAGLALGVLLLLLPRLL, encoded by the coding sequence ATGGTCCTCGGCTGGCTGCTGCTTCTGGCAATGGCTCTGCCCCCGGGCACCACAGGCGCCAAGGACTGTGTGTTCTGTGAGCTGACCGATTCCAAGCAGTGTCCAGGCATCCACATGCAGTGTGGCGACGATGAGGACTGCTTCACAGGCCATGGCGTGGCCCCAGGCCTCGGCCCTATCATCAACAAAGGTTGCCTGCTGTCCACTTCTTGCGGCCATGAGGAGCCGGTCACCTACATGGGTGTCACCTACACGCTTACCACCACGTGCTGCTACGGCCACATGTGTAACAGGGCCCCCAGTCCCGCCAGATGGGAGGGGCGGGCCGCAGGCCTGGCGCTGggtgtgctgctgctgctgcttccacGTTTGCTGTGA